A window of Methanobacterium sp. contains these coding sequences:
- a CDS encoding DUF1622 domain-containing protein — MVEVLDIINILVIFLSYFGAIIIFYGGIRAAVKVLAIEILSRGNDYSNIRRDFTYKIVLGLEFFIVADLIKSVLEPTFDQLITLAIIVAIRTVVGYSLTHEIKELENRD, encoded by the coding sequence ATGGTCGAAGTTTTGGATATAATTAATATATTAGTTATTTTTCTTTCTTATTTTGGGGCAATAATTATTTTTTACGGTGGTATAAGAGCCGCAGTTAAGGTCCTTGCAATTGAGATTTTAAGTAGAGGAAATGATTATAGTAATATAAGGCGTGATTTTACCTATAAAATAGTGCTTGGATTAGAGTTTTTCATAGTTGCAGATCTTATAAAATCAGTTCTTGAACCCACATTTGATCAGTTAATCACTCTGGCAATAATTGTGGCCATAAGGACTGTTGTAGGATACTCTTTAACTCATGAAATTAAAGAATTAGAAAACAGGGATTAG
- a CDS encoding carboxymuconolactone decarboxylase family protein: protein MSKNPELLKAYFDKVEKLMKNDTLPILTKEFISIGAAVAAGSEHCLNTHIEVATEFGAKEEEILLAILIGASISETAALSKSLRVYEDKIG, encoded by the coding sequence ATATCCAAAAATCCAGAACTATTAAAGGCTTATTTTGATAAAGTTGAAAAACTAATGAAAAATGATACTTTACCAATTCTAACAAAGGAATTTATATCAATAGGAGCTGCAGTTGCTGCAGGGTCAGAACATTGTCTTAACACCCATATCGAAGTTGCCACTGAATTTGGAGCTAAAGAAGAAGAAATATTGCTTGCAATTTTAATTGGTGCATCCATCAGTGAAACTGCAGCGCTTTCCAAGTCTTTAAGGGTTTATGAAGATAAAATAGGATAA